The Aspergillus nidulans FGSC A4 chromosome VII nucleotide sequence CAATCACAACTACACTATCAGTACGGTATATCCTTTGCCGAGTTGGCGCTGCGCAGCATGGACaggcagaagctgaaaagaTGTACCGCCGAGGTCTAACAGGCTACAGATTTGTGTTGGGTCCAAACATCGTGGGCGCAATCAGTGGGTCAGATGTTGAACGCGCAGGCACGACTTGCAAGACCTTCAAAGTCCTCAACCACTCGCCAATGAGGAATGCTgaaagcttcttcatcgctgcAACCCTTTCAGAGAATATACGGCGAAGCCCAAAGAATTCGTGTTGATTAAGGGAGATTATATCAGTATGATGGGGAGCTTGTATGGTGAGATAGCTGATATAGAAACAATATATAACCACACCACAATCATGCCAAGAGACTCGGCAAGCGAAGATCGCGCCAACACACGTAATATAATTCGAATGCTTGAAAGTTCTGGGCTGGAAATGATATCCTCCGTAGACTGTAGCCTAGGCTAAAGTTCTGTGGAGATGAACGCTTATTTTCTCCGACTCGCGTTAAGACGAACTACCCTGAGTAGTGTGGCGAAAGAGGAAAGTGGGCTGACTCCTGTACTGCCACAATTAGCCTTACACTAGCTGCGCCACTACAAGCTGCTCGTCATTGGTCGAACCAGGCGCGCGTTAACCAGCACTGGGTCACGCCAATCCTGATTAGGTCATGCCCCTCATCGTCTGGGGCGATGTCATCGATCGGTTGCGTCGGTTCGAACTCATCAGGAACATAAATATACCCagttcctttccttcctaCAATCCTCTTCGACTTTAACAAATTCATCCACTCTTTGTCACGCAATCATGTCTTATCATTATTCACCAAACCGTGAGTCCTTGATAGCTTTTCATTTGCTTTCAAATACTAACAATCGTTGTTTCAGAGCAATACCCCCCTCCGCAGGGTCCTCCACAAGGTGGATATTACCCCGGACCTCAGTATAACGGGCCTCCTCAACATGGTTACGGTCCTCATCCTGGCTCATTTCAGCCTCCTCCTGGCCCTCCTGGCCCTCCTGGTCCTCATGGTCCTCATTCATACAGCCCACATCCTCCGCCCCAACCTGGATACGCTCCTTCTGGACCTCCTGGGCCTTCCCCTGGAGGGTATCAGCCTCAGCAGTATGGATATAACGCCCAAGGTCAATATCCACCGCCGCCACACTCCCCCCAGCCCCCACCGCAACACCCTCAGCACTTCCAACCCCCTCCGGGGCCTCCGGGGCCTCCGGGGCCTCCGCACGGATATGGGCAAGGATTTGGCGCTCCTCCCATGCCTGCCCCTTCGATGCCTTCCCTAGGTTACGCTCCCGGTCAGGTTGCACCTGGCGATTTTCGCCGGGAAGCTGACGCCCTCCGCAAAGCAATGAAGGGTTTCGGTACAGACGAGAAGGCGCTCATCCAAGTCCTTAGCAAGCTCGATCCGCTCCAGGTCGCCGCTGTCCGCGCAACATACTCATCTCACATCCGCCGCGACCTTTATAGCGATATCAAGTCCGAAACAAGTAGCTACTTTCGACAGGGTCTGCTGGCTATCGTCGATGGCCCACTTATGCACGATACCGCGTCAGCACGTGAAGCTGTTCAAGGTATTGGTACAAAGGAGTGGCTTCTCAACGATGTTCTTCTCGGTCGCTCAAATGCGGACCTTAATGCAATCAAGCTTTCCTATGAGCGCACATACCGCCGCTCTCTCGAACGCGATGTTGAAGGCGATCTCTCCTTTAAGACGAAGAGCCTCTTCGCGCACGTCCTCCGCGCCGCACGCCATGAAGAAAACGCCCCTATTGACTACCGCACCATCGAATCCGAAGCCCAGAACATACACGGCGCCACAGCGGCACGCATGGTTAACAATGCAGACGAAGTATGCTCTATCTTCGCACGCAGCTCGAACAACGAACTTCGAGCCCTTAGCCAAGCTTTCTCAGCGCGCTACCATACTTCACTTGAAGCACATATTGAGAAGGAATTCTCAGGCCACATGAAGGATGCACTGCTGCATATGCTCCGGACGGCGTTGGACCCTGCTATGCGTGATGCTGTGAATCTGGAAGAATGCATGAGGGGCATGGGGACGAAGGATGAGAGACTTGTTGTGAGGGTTGTGCGTGTTCATTGGGACCGCCAACATTTGGAGAACGTGAAGAGAGCTTATCAACATAAGTATAAGCAGGATCTTGTGAAAAGGGTGAGAGGTGAAACAAGTGGAGATTATCAAAGGTTATTGGTGGCGATGTTGGAGTGATTCATTCAACACCCTCGTGAACTTTGTATTTGCTACAGTTGccgattcttcttctttctgtGTATTATTCTTACTCTCGATGTTGATCCGATGCTTTAGGTCAGGCAATTTACCTGGCAACTCTTTCTCTCTGAGTTATGACCAAGATACCATTACTGCACTAATGAATAAATGTTTGACATTACCTTCCTTATTATCTCTATACCCCAGAACCAGTATCAGACAGCTCGCCACCTTCTAGAGTTTGACAGTAGGACAACTTGAACGTTGACCTCACATACAGTGACTAGCCGGAGCATGAAATAAACAATCCGCTTAATAGAAAGATTTAGGGGCGACTGCGCACGGTTGAGACCAGGTGAGGGCTAGTAATGCCAAAAGACCCCAAGTCAAGCAGGCCAACTGGTCAATCAAATGCACATTATGTACAGCTAAAAAGCCAGCAATCCAGAAAGTTACAGGCTCACGAATATGCAAATGTTACACAGCTTTAGTAGAAGAAAGGGATTAGTCCTTAGTGATGAGGTTGCCACTACTAAGTAAATAACAGTTACACTCCGTACGCCACTGCACAGCTCTGCTCTGCACAAAAACTTCCGATTGCGCCTCAGAGGTAAGTGGTAATTTGCAAAAATTAAAGCGAAAAGTGATGAAGACAAAATGGGCCGTGTTCAAGCAAGCGCATATGAAAGATTATGTCATGTCAGGTCGTGTCAAGTCATTATGAGCAAATCGCATTAAGCAGATACAGTATAACTCGTGGAGTCATCGTGGGAATATTTGCCATGCAGAGTTGCCGTACATAGATgcgagaagaacaagcgggAGACAGCGAAAATCAACGGAATATGTGACATCTCCGCAGACCCCAATCTACATATCAGACAATCTCCCCAATTACCGAGACGTGAGACCCAGGGAATAACCCCGTCATTCCCGCATAGCAGCCCCAGTACCAATCATCATTGATATTCTCCACTTCGGTGATCTCCGCACCACGGGGGAACATGAGTTCGTCGTCAACGCCTTCCTCCGGGTACCAGGACCACATTGCATGGACAATGAGGCCAACACCACCGTCCGGTGGGAAGAGGCGCGAGGATAGGGTGCCTGTGCTGGGGCTTTGTGACTGGTTGGAGTTgagtgaggaagaggcaCCTAGTTCAGAGACGGGGGTGCGGTCACGATCGTTGTTCCATGCAGACCGCACACGGGACGCTTTCTTTCGGCGCTCGGATCCTTCTTTCCAACTCCAGTCGCCTATAGTGGTCGGGCTCTCTGTTGTGAACGATCCGGAGGGACTGGAGACGGCTTGAACcgaggagggcgttgaagggATATATTTGTCCTTCAGAGCGTGACCGCCGACGAGATTGCGGGCGATAACTCGACGCTGGCCCTCGGGGCAGTCTTCGAATCCGACGACAATCATGCGGTGGCCCTTGAGACAGCGGCGCCATCCGTTGAGCCCGTCCTCTTTGCGGATTTTCGACGCCGCGACATATTTCAGGTAACAGTTGGCACAAAGATCGTAGTCCCCATCGGCGCATCGGAAGCAGTGAAATCGGAGCGTCGAGGTGGGGATTTGGCAGGTGCAGGCGTTACATCGAGTAGTTATAGTCAAAACACTAAACTCACTTACGCTGCTGCTCGCGGTGGATTGACCTTCAGGGGCGTTATTCATACGGCAAATTGGAAGCAGCGGGTGTGTGCAGCATTTTCCTTTATTGACACACTTGTTGCAGAAACCCCAGTCTCCTTGATTGCATTGGTTGCAGGACCATAGGAGCTCGTTCGCGGAAGACTCGCAGATGTCGCAAAATAGGCCTTGTTGTAGTCTGCGAGTGGGATTATCACTGATCAtttcctttccatctcgCACGAATCGAAGAGCTGTCTCGGGAGGCCGCAAGTACTTATATGAGTGTAGGACGTGTTGAGACTCTTGTAGTTGTGTTGGCGGAATTGCCGATAACACCTTCAATTTCGAAAACTCAGCGAGTGGAGATGTCTCAAAACCCTTCCACTCCAAACATCCTCGACCATGCCGATAGCACCCGAGACAAAGATGGTAGTTGCCATCTTTACACCGTGAGCAGGACTTATGTAGTTCGTACTGGATGTTAGCCTTTCCGCAGCGATCGCAAGAAATACTTGGTTCTAGGTATGAGTTGGCAGGCTGAGTTAACGTATTCGAacgagatgatgatggccgaGAGCGTGGACCGTTAACTTCAGCGACTACAGAGCTGTTCGTTGAGATCTCAGATGTTCCATTCCGCGGCCGCAAAGAGCTTGGATTCTCTGAGGGATTCCGTGTTGAGGTCGTAGGTCTTGGAGAGTTGATAGATGGTCTAGTACGATTATTACTAGAGGGCCTATTCCGATCCCCGATCAGAATGTGAGGGACGCTTTGACCAGACGAACTAGCGCGTCGAGACCGTGTCGCAACAGATCCGGATGGCGGGGGGCGTGAATGCGAGTTGCGAGGACGATCTGGGATTATGTCACTAGATGATCTCTGAGCAGGGCCCAGCGTAACGTCGGATGATGAAGCCGGGTTGTATGGCACCGGTGAAGTCCTCCTTCGCCGGTTGCTCCCTTGCTCTGAAAGATGTCTTTGATGGTTTGATGGTCCTGGGCGCGATGCGGGTGGCTCGAGCAGTGGTGACCTCGGCGTAGCAGGGCTGCTAGAGGTTTCTTGCGAACTCTGCGTAGGCCCTGCGCGGAAATTAGTTTGTCTCTGTGCCTGCGGTGGTTCTGAGGTATCTTGAC carries:
- a CDS encoding annexin (transcript_id=CADANIAT00009138) gives rise to the protein MPAPSMPSLGYAPGQVAPGDFRREADALRKAMKGFGTDEKALIQVLSKLDPLQVAAVRATYSSHIRRDLYSDIKSETSSYFRQGLLAIVDGPLMHDTASAREAVQGIGTKEWLLNDVLLGRSNADLNAIKLSYERTYRRSLERDVEGDLSFKTKSLFAHVLRAARHEENAPIDYRTIESEAQNIHGATAARMVNNADEVCSIFARSSNNELRALSQAFSARYHTSLEAHIEKEFSGHMKDALLHMLRTALDPAMRDAVNLEECMRGMGTKDERLVVRVVRVHWDRQHLENVKRAYQHKYKQDLVKRVRGETSGDYQRLLVAMLE
- a CDS encoding SH3 domain protein (transcript_id=CADANIAT00009139), with the protein product MSPEPQGAPGLGDLEKELTCSICTELLFQPLTLLDCLHTFCGSCLKEWFYTQASRRPSTTTPRYTCPSCRARVRETRPNATVTTLLEMVLTANPERAKPAAERAEIEKRYKHGESVFPPVTSSDISSAGSDEEDQRILEEVRQLSLQDNRSRTQATGHRSRQSSRTRRTDSADFNGQREDGRSRRRRDEERAARRERTARTTGRAEDARERTRRIEHQSSLRSLLSLSDTETMEEEILRQIFEEGLLDDIDLDNLEPGQEEELSERIADAYRRRHMLRTRSQRRQDTSEPPQAQRQTNFRAGPTQSSQETSSSPATPRSPLLEPPASRPGPSNHQRHLSEQGSNRRRRTSPVPYNPASSSDVTLGPAQRSSSDIIPDRPRNSHSRPPPSGSVATRSRRASSSGQSVPHILIGDRNRPSSNNRTRPSINSPRPTTSTRNPSENPSSLRPRNGTSEISTNSSVVAEVNGPRSRPSSSRSNTLTQPANSYLEPSISCDRCGKANIQYELHKSCSRCKDGNYHLCLGCYRHGRGCLEWKGFETSPLAEFSKLKVLSAIPPTQLQESQHVLHSYKYLRPPETALRFVRDGKEMISDNPTRRLQQGLFCDICESSANELLWSCNQCNQGDWGFCNKCVNKGKCCTHPLLPICRMNNAPEGQSTASSSVSEFSVLTITTRCNACTCQIPTSTLRFHCFRCADGDYDLCANCYLKYVAASKIRKEDGLNGWRRCLKGHRMIVVGFEDCPEGQRRVIARNLVGGHALKDKYIPSTPSSVQAVSSPSGSFTTESPTTIGDWSWKEGSERRKKASRVRSAWNNDRDRTPVSELGASSSLNSNQSQSPSTGTLSSRLFPPDGGVGLIVHAMWSWYPEEGVDDELMFPRGAEITEVENINDDWYWGCYAGMTGLFPGSHVSVIGEIV